In a genomic window of Kluyveromyces marxianus DMKU3-1042 DNA, complete genome, chromosome 7:
- the GRR1 gene encoding SCF ubiquitin ligase complex subunit GRR1, whose product MESQQPSGGNSEWRFQVSPGAAWNLRAQARREQAANRSNSDVAVGDLDERMARRVITGIDGNDNTLSDIFRSNHSEVALGNNTVENGRHGNQNNNGGNILLGSDGAMVYSDDQPSFSRAAAAVASTGPKNGSENEEDDLVIARGGNSRFVPGLPASWFTNAFQGSMGGANQQQQHMLARERRSAMGSLAQMENDLKMLFEKVEKEGWKLPPIEGDAKMLQRYFESHHIDMRVRESLQEFINKMQKKTPDDTNNNNNNNSSWAEKEALLDYLLKQVQLTPEDAAALREIVELSRYRFKFALGIIELRKSYLKESLQLGIQRLRDLNNPEFSSHSNLPAEDIDHLKATIMKQQRIILRAVEMELYSLHSYQEKYSSIIKRMARSIQDYYKRKTTNPNVPNPIYYYHDLFLKYSPWTKRGLDLALYDMHVSEEEWNFMSNQVRTQLPQVASIALKDNNALYTKMKSSKNTFPLSDLPHEILAMVLEAKSQKSNIVPLMAVSKAWAEVIAKLIYYRPHINKQQQLNSFLVTMSKSKDETLFDYRSLIKRLNFSFVGDYMTDRKLEYFIGCPNLERLTLVFCKYITTKSVAQVLKGCQYLQSVDITGIHHIGDDLFEVLASDCRRIQGLYVPHSNDVSPVSISHFITNAPMLKRVKITFNQSIENSLVMQMVKCCPFLVEVDLTSTPNIDNQGLVTLFTSLPQLREIRVTHNTNITDEFMQIVSQEISSLPALRLVDFSGCENITDKTIDKLVTLAPKLRNLFLGKCSRITDASLKSLARLGKNIQTMHFGHCFNISDEGVRVLVSNCPKIQYIDFACCTNLTNKTLYELAELPKLKRIGMVKCSQITDEGLLTMISIRGRNDTLERVHLSYCTSLTIYPIYELLMACPKLSHLSLTAVPSFLRPDITQFCRAPPSEFTANQRQIFCVFSGKGVHKLRHHLMGIHEPTDGPSTKYDEIFIRFLKKKNAIQSNTIEDEDLDRLSHNADLDSAALFAASAVFNFANEPFNQIEFAHLDHIFSSMLLTSEDTETINSADLSSIDGFDQSFYDNPLDPRFADRYVTVAPPASPNINNELADVIRKFRKILNRVLDFEVNVASLCRIQFQYCGTLIAEMSSIYITFVDLNRYISEIYQRIKASEDQQDLLGFVLWKKWWSPCFKDLMRSFKITALVLRIYVKESLTVLTRQRELVLQRARETWDREAANGGADQEGDIDMGVNMLLPPGGGPAENNGNENQMDLRLFLPPGNDQNGIEETDDQIIDE is encoded by the coding sequence ATGGAGTCACAGCAGCCTTCTGGAGGTAACTCTGAGTGGCGGTTTCAGGTGAGCCCTGGGGCGGCTTGGAACTTGAGAGCACAGGCAAGACGAGAGCAAGCCGCTAATAGGAGTAATAGTGATGTGGCTGTTGGTGATTTGGACGAGCGTATGGCACGTCGTGTGATAACCGGGATAGATGGGAACGATAATACCCTTTCCGATATTTTCAGATCGAATCATTCAGAAGTGGCTTTGGGCAACAATACCGTTGAGAATGGCAGACATGGTAATCAGAATAATAATGGCGGTAATATCCTTCTGGGTAGTGATGGCGCAATGGTATATAGCGATGACCAGCCAAGTTTTTCTCGAGCTGCAGCAGCTGTTGCATCAACAGGGCCAAAAAATGGTAGTGAGAATGAGGAAGACGATCTGGTGATTGCCAGGGGTGGTAATTCACGATTCGTTCCAGGCCTACCTGCGAGCTGGTTCACGAATGCGTTCCAAGGAAGCATGGGTGGTGCCAatcagcagcaacagcatATGCTAGCTAGAGAGCGGAGATCGGCAATGGGGAGTCTGGCACAGATGGAAAATGATTTGAAGATGCTATTCgaaaaagtggaaaagGAAGGCTGGAAGTTGCCCCCGATCGAGGGAGATGCCAAAATGTTACAACGGTATTTTGAGAGTCATCATATTGATATGAGGGTCAGAGAAAGTTTACAGGAGTTTATCAACAAGATGCAGAAGAAAACTCCTGATGATaccaataacaataataataataacagcAGTTGGGCAGAGAAAGAAGCGTTGTTGGACTATTTGCTGAAACAAGTTCAGCTAACCCCCGAAGATGCAGCAGCTTTAAGAGAAATCGTGGAACTATCAAGGTACAGATTCAAGTTTGCCTTGGGGATAATAGAGTTACGAAAGAGTTATTTGAAAGAGTCTTTGCAGTTAGGAATTCAGAGATTGCGTGACTTAAACAACCCTGAGTTTTCATCGCATTCAAACCTCCCAGCTGAAGATATTGACCATTTAAAGGCGACAATCATGAAACAGCAAAGAATTATACTACGAGCAGTGGAAATGGAACTTTACTCGCTTCATTCCTACCAAGAGAAATACTCTAGTATCATCAAGAGAATGGCTAGGTCTATTCAAGACTATTATAAGAGGAAAACTACGAATCCAAATGTTCCAAACCCCATATACTACTATCATGACCTTTTCCTGAAATACTCTCCTTGGACCAAGAGAGGACTCGATTTAGCACTATACGATATGCACGtctcagaagaagaatggaaCTTCATGTCTAATCAAGTTCGTACCCAATTACCGCAGGTGGCATCGATAGCCCTAAAGGACAATAATGCATTATATACTAAAATGAAATCTTCTAAAAATACCTTCCCCTTATCTGATCTTCCACATGAAATATTGGCCATGGTGCTAGAGGCAAAGAGCCAAAAGAGCAATATCGTGCCATTGATGGCAGTTTCAAAAGCATGGGCAGAAGTAATTGCCAAGTTGATCTACTATCGGCCCCATATCaataaacaacaacaattgaACTCGTTTTTAGTGACAATGAGCAAATCAAAGGACGAAACTCTGTTTGACTATAGAAGTCTAATCAAGAGGTTgaatttctcttttgttggTGACTATATGACGGACCGTAAGCTTGAATACTTTATTGGATGTCCCAACCTTGAAAGGCTAACCTTGGTTTTCTGTAAATACATCACTACGAAATCAGTGGCACAGGTATTGAAAGGATGTCAATATTTACAAAGTGTAGATATCACTGGCATTCATCATATTGGGGACGACTTATTTGAAGTTCTAGCATCGGACTGTAGGAGGATACAAGGCTTATACGTTCCTCACTCTAATGATGTATCCCCAGTCTCCATTTCGCATTTTATAACAAATGCACCGATGTTAAAACGTGTCAAAATTACTTTTAACCAATCTATTGAGAATTCTCTTGTGATGCAAATGGTAAAATGTTGTCCATTTCTAGTTGAGGTTGATTTAACGTCTACTCCAAATATAGATAATCAAGGATTGGTAACTCTTTTCACTTCCTTACCTCAATTACGAGAGATTAGAGTAACGCATAATACCAACATCACAGATGAGTTCATGCAAATTGTTTCTCAAGAGATTTCTAGCCTTCCAGCCCTTAGATTGGTTGACTTTTCTGGATGCGAAAACATTACGGATAAAACAATTGATAAACTTGTGACCTTAGCACCCAAATTGAGGAATTTATTTTTGGGTAAATGTAGCAGAATCACAGATGCATCATTGAAGTCATTGGCCCGTTTGGGCAAAAATATCCAAACCATGCATTTCGGTCATTGCTTCAACATCTCGGATGAAGGTGTTAGAGTCTTGGTAAGCAACTGTCCCAAAATCCAATATATAGATTTTGCATGTTGCACCAACTTAACAAACAAGACATTATATGAACTCGCTGAACTACCAAAACTTAAAAGGATCGGAATGGTAAAATGTTCACAAATCACAGATGAGGGACTTCTAACAATGATAAGCATTCGCGGAAGAAATGATACGTTGGAAAGAGTTCATCTTTCATACTGTACAAGTTTGACAATATATCCAATCTACGAGCTATTAATGGCTTGTCCAAAGCTCTCTCATCTCTCATTGACGGCAGTGCCATCATTTTTACGTCCAGATATTACTCAATTTTGCCGTGCACCTCCAAGCGAGTTCACTGCCAACCAAAGACAAATCTTTTGCGTCTTTTCTGGTAAAGGAGTCCACAAGCTACGTCATCATTTGATGGGTATTCACGAGCCAACAGATGGACCAAGTACGAAGTATGATGAAATCTTTATTAGATtcttaaagaagaagaatgcGATTCAATCCAATACTATTGAGGATGAGGATCTTGATAGATTATCACATAATGCCGATCTTGACTCTGCTGCATTGTTTGCAGCTTCTGCTGTATTTAACTTTGCAAACGAGCCTTTCAACCAGATAGAGTTTGCGCATCTTGATCACATATTTTCATCGATGCTATTGACTTCCGAGGATACGGAAACAATTAACTCAGCAGATCTTTCTTCCATAGATGGCTTTGATCAATCATTTTACGATAATCCACTTGATCCAAGATTTGCTGATAGGTATGTTACAGTGGCACCACCAGCATCTCCTAATATTAACAATGAGCTTGCAGATGTTATTCGGAAATTCCGCAAAATCTTGAATCGtgttttggattttgagGTGAATGTGGCAAGTTTGTGTCGAATTCAGTTTCAATATTGTGGTACCTTAATTGCAGAGATGTCTTCGATATATATCACATTTGTTGATTTGAACAGGTATATTTCAGAGATTTACCAACGAATCAAAGCTTCCGAAGATCAACAAGACCTGCTAGGTTTTGTACTATGGAAAAAATGGTGGTCACCTTGTTTCAAAGACTTGATGAGAAGTTTCAAAATCACAGCACTAGTTTTGAGAATATATGTGAAAGAAAGTTTAACTGTTCTTACCCGTCAAAGAGAGCTAGTGTTGCAACGAGCAAGGGAAACTTGGGATAGAGAAGCAGCCAATGGCGGGGCGGATCAAGAAGGTGATATCGATATGGGAGTGAATATGCTGCTACCACCTGGTGGCGGCCCTGCTGAGAACAATGGTAACGAAAATCAAATGGATCTTAGACTCTTTTTACCTCCAGGAAATGATCAAAACGGAATCGAAGAAACTGATGATCAGATCATAGATGAATAA
- the BIR1 gene encoding survivin (AT hook, DNA-binding motif) → MNELTMSSAMDLSFLSEESHESKPNDQNNIESVKRKRGRPRTKPILPVELDAEGNPIKKKRGRPKKILTEPNQESSNLFLQSKSGSPLEENVPVVKKRRGRPRKSLINPTTIAFVTETSKNETHSISGDHQDKDHLRIGDRSDTNKRNPVLLQPKKRDINGDIKKTEKPQEGKEGIQNGSQRSEPTDKPELERHDPSIEEAPALNENPEPAKPSSVTSELSIQKNQELDNKGKVPESRLQTAEPSKPEKPHKKRGRPRKNPAENMAPKIKRPRGRPPKPKSQEEQFQNQKHKQRRDSKERKGTQDTDERKQANIKEYSTNLTDILRDNSQQKGISSTSPKKKIKLAKTITQQTFNDSKESHVEDTNAGKAIEKNKDVFLNFKKNQEKATKPNNILDDSYDVFSFDNNGTSNFIIPEEALPVPNNAKNKNPKTTPMKPLQEQLEHIDTTNIEFSDDDDYNVEDDDSKKISESEKSSDESYNSENDAYSDISSTVPSPSSPNDDSLRHLPSSVSQKQSSIPESQAAIEHEDQMPQGLDSRPLSIHNSEKTPRKLSEEWSLSISFQDVNGQGTPDASPSRPKEIISAFPSSPNISPKVKNTINSDPEPEKVNEKAVTEHRTMRNTPIKTLPSWSPLDNDRLRTLTEDTITLNKYFTDLLIYMNKNSATLASDATGELSFFINQMPKHETSLNFCDWVDRKGMEVYRQLEKGIDEKIEEIKLQFQKAKELINQIDDDTILLEFAERFNIDI, encoded by the coding sequence ATGAATGAATTGACTATGTCTTCGGCAATGGACCTGTCCTTCTTGTCCGAGGAATCCCACGAAAGCAAGCCTAATGATCAGAATAATATCGAATCTGTGAAAAGAAAGCGTGGCAGACCTAGGACTAAACCTATTTTACCAGTTGAATTAGATGCAGAGGGGAATCCaattaagaagaagagaggacgaccaaaaaaaatacttaCAGAACCAAACCAGGAAAGCTCGAATCTGTTTCTGCAGAGCAAAAGCGGATCTCCATTAGAGGAGAACGTACCTGTAGTGAAAAAACGTCGTGGAAGGCCGAGGAAATCGCTGATCAATCCTACTACAATAGCTTTTGTGACGGAAACATCAAAGAATGAAACACATTCTATTTCAGGGGACCATCAGGATAAGGACCATCTACGTATTGGAGACAGAAGTGATACAAATAAACGCAATCCTGTTTTATTACAGCCAAAGAAGCGGGATATAAACGGCGATATAAAAAAGACGGAAAAACCACAAGagggaaaagaaggtatACAAAATGGATCACAACGGAGTGAACCTACAGACAAACCCGAGTTGGAAAGGCATGATCCctcaattgaagaagcacCAGCTCTAAATGAAAACCCGGAACCTGCAAAACCTTCTAGTGTAACATCTGAATTATCAATTCAAAAGAACCAAGAGCTGGATAACAAAGGAAAAGTGCCGGAAAGCAGGTTACAGACAGCAGAACCATCGAAGCCCGAGAAACcacacaaaaaaagaggtagaccaagaaaaaatccGGCTGAAAATATGGCACCAAAGATCAAAAGACCTCGTGGTCGTCCTCCCAAGCCAAAatcacaagaagaacaatttcaaaatcaaaaacacaaacaacgGAGAGATAGTAAAGAGCGAAAAGGAACACAAGACACTGACGAACGGAAGCAGGCGAATATCAAAGAATATTCCACAAATTTAACAGACATTCTACGTGACAATTCCCAGCAAAAAGGGATATCTTCAACTTCgccaaagaaaaaaataaaactcGCGAAGACAATAACACAGCAAACTTTTAATGATTCTAAAGAGTCTCATGTAGAAGATACAAATGCGGGCAAAGCAATAGAGAAGAATAAAGATgtatttttaaattttaaaaagaaCCAGGAAAAGGcaacaaaaccaaataaTATATTGGACGACAGTTATGATGTATTCAGCTTTGATAATAATGGTACAAGTAACTTCATTATTCCAGAGGAAGCTTTGCCAGTTCCTAATAATGCTAAGAATAAAAATCCCAAAACAACTCCAATGAAACCTTTACAGGAGCAGTTAGAGCATATTGATACCACTAACATTGAATTCagtgacgatgatgattataATGTTGAGGATGACGATAGTAAAAAGATTTCGGAAAGCGAAAAGAGTTCAGATGAAAGTTATAATTCAGAGAATGATGCTTATTCAGATATTTCCTCCACCGTTCCAAGCCCGTCTTCCCCTAATGATGATAGCCTTAGGCATCTCCCAAGTTCAGTAAGTCAAAAACAATCGTCAATTCCAGAGTCTCAAGCGGCCATTGAGCACGAAGACCAAATGCCTCAAGGTCTAGATTCTCGACCATTATCAATTCACAACAGCGAAAAGACACCGAGAAAATTGTCAGAGGAATGGTCACTCTCGATAAGTTTTCAAGATGTCAATGGACAAGGTACTCCTGATGCATCACCTTCTCGACCCAAAGAAATAATCTCTGCCTTCCCTTCCTCTCCAAATATAAGTCCAAAAGTAAAAAACACTATAAATTCAGATCCAGAACCGGAAAAGGTCAACGAGAAAGCTGTTACTGAACATAGGACAATGCGAAATACCCCAATAAAAACATTACCAAGTTGGTCTCCACTTGACAACGATAGGTTGCGCACTCTAACTGAAGACACCATCACTCTCAACAAATATTTCACTGACCTCCTTATTTACATGAATAAGAATAGCGCGACCCTTGCGTCTGATGCCACAGGTGaactctctttttttatcaACCAGATGCCAAAGCACGAAACATCTCTAAACTTTTGTGACTGGGTTGATCGAAAGGGAATGGAAGTATACAGACAATTAGAGAAGGGAATAGATgaaaagattgaagaaattaaattaCAGTTTCAAAAGGCAAAAGAGCTAATCAATCAAATAGATGACGACACTATTTTATTGGAATTTGCTGAGAGGTTCAATATTGATATCTGA
- the TIF5 gene encoding translation initiation factor eIF5 has product MSINICRDNNDPFYRYKMPPIQAKIEGRGNGIKTVVMNTMDVARALNRPAPYIIKYFGFELGAQTAINVENDRYIVNGAHQPAKLQDVLDGFINKFVLCGSCKNPETEIVITKDNDLVRDCKACGKRTPMDLRHKLSSFILKNPPDSMNGSKKKKKAATASANVRGGGLSISDIAQGKSQAEAGGEDGEENDSDDDELARQINAAASNLATIEVKDEDWAVDMSEEAIRARAKELHGEAAKETTEFTKLEEFGEWVLQSEELPTDVELYKKIAELELLDDPKVAAVLAQVLFDEDIVSDISEHTAFLQKLLKDEDFEKNFLGGIERFLGLDHPDLIPLLPKILVQLYNNDIISEEEIMNFGTKCSKKFVPKDVSKKVRRAAKPFITWLKTADEDDDDEDSE; this is encoded by the coding sequence ATGTCTATTAATATTTGCAGGGACAACAATGATCCGTTCTACCGTTATAAGATGCCTCCTATCCAGGCTAAGATCGAAGGTAGAGGTAATGGTATCAAGACAGTGGTTATGAACACTATGGATGTTGCCCGTGCATTGAACAGACCAGCTCCATACATTATCAAGTACTTTGGTTTTGAATTAGGTGCTCAAACCGCTATCAATGTGGAAAACGACCGTTACATCGTTAACGGTGCTCACCAACCAGCCAAGTTGCAGGATGTGTTGGACGgtttcatcaacaagtttgttctttgtGGATCATGTAAGAATCCAGAAACCGAGATTGTGATCACCAAGGACAACGACTTGGTTAGAGACTGTAAGGCTTGTGGTAAGAGAACCCCAATGGACTTGAGACACAAGTTGTCTTCTTTCATCTTGAAGAACCCACCAGACAGTATGAACGgttccaagaagaagaagaaggctgcCACCGCGTCTGCTAACGTCAGAGGTGGTGGTTTGTCCATTAGTGATATTGCACAAGGTAAGTCCCAAGCAGAAGCCGGTGGGGAAGATGGCGAAGAAAACGATTCCGACGACGACGAATTGGCCAGACAAATcaatgctgctgcttcaaACCTAGCCACTATTGAGGTCAAGGACGAGGACTGGGCCGTTGATATGTCTGAAGAAGCCATTAGAGCCCGTGCCAAGGAATTACACGGTGAAGCAGCCAAGGAAACCACCGAATTCACCAAACTAGAAGAATTCGGTGAATGGGTACTACAATCCGAAGAGCTACCAACCGATGTGGAACTATACAAGAAGATTGCCGAATTGGAACTTCTGGACGACCCTAAGGTCGCCGCCGTTTTGGCTCAAGTCTTATTCGATGAAGATATTGTATCGGACATATCTGAGCACACCGCTTTCTTACAAAAACTATTGAAGGACGAGGACTTCgaaaagaacttcttgGGTGGTATCGAAAGATTCTTGGGTCTAGATCACCCTGATTTGATCCCATTATTGCCAAAGATCTTGGTCCAACTATACAACAACGATATCAtctctgaagaagaaatcatgAACTTCGGTACTAAGTgttcaaagaagtttgtTCCTAAGGATGTCTCCAAGAAGGTCCGTAGAGCCGCTAAGCCTTTCATCACCTGGTTGAAGACCGctgatgaagacgatgacgacgaaGACTCTGAATAA
- the EMC2 gene encoding Emc2p, whose amino-acid sequence MDLFREKLLTIHKTAAWTVLPPAEIEYAYKEAKFLLASGLNGLNEVNYMSVTELLFYLCIVRGSDEEAQSIYQTVKDQFGEDSPRIHLMRATLIQVTESDDAAKEYINKLIKGQLEIATDSEDYVQMKKKLLAIERPSMTKEKWVQELLDLVEKFPLDAELWSLLSKEYEESGNYDQAIYCMEEVIVSIPFNYEAFGQLAYLHYLKYTKDPSSEASLQSSLSNALRSVELAEAYVKGWGLVLTTSEKLMKKDLHELATRKLVELQKNTDNADIVNISKYLLDSSA is encoded by the coding sequence atGGACTTGTTCAGAGAGAAACTATTGACAATTCACAAGACAGCAGCATGGACAGTGCTTCCCCCGGCCGAGATCGAATATGCATACAAAGAGGCGAAATTTCTCCTTGCTTCTGGTCTTAATGGGTTAAATGAGGTGAACTACATGAGTGTGACTGAACTGCTGTTTTACCTGTGCATTGTTCGTGGCTCAGATGAGGAAGCGCAATCGATATACCAGACGGTGAAGGACCAGTTTGGGGAAGACTCGCCCCGGATTCATCTCATGCGTGCGACTTTAATCCAAGTCACAGAATCGGACGATGCGGCAAAGgaatatataaataaactAATCAAGGGACAATTGGAGATAGCGACTGATTCTGAGGACTACGtccaaatgaagaagaagcttctGGCCATTGAGAGACCTTCGATGACTAAGGAGAAGTGGGTTCAGGAGCTTTTGGACCTGGTTGAAAAATTCCCATTGGATGCAGAGCTTTGGTCTTTGCTTTCTAAAGAGTACGAGGAGTCGGGCAACTACGACCAGGCTATATACTGCATGGAAGAAGTTATTGTTTCCATACCGTTCAACTACGAAGCATTTGGCCAATTGGCCTACTTGCATTACCTCAAGTACACGAAAGATCCAAGTTCCGAGGCATCGCTTCAGTCCAGTTTATCGAATGCTTTAAGGTCTGTTGAGTTGGCAGAAGCCTATGTCAAGGGATGGGGTTTAGTCTTGACCACGTCAGAAAAactgatgaagaaagacTTGCACGAATTGGCAACGCGTAAGTTGGTTGAActgcaaaaaaatacaGACAATGCTGACATCGTAAACATATCCAAATACTTACTGGACTCTTCTGCTTAA
- the TIP41 gene encoding Tip41p, with protein sequence MSDNGQGQDQGQNENQNPDVKQSNAESRRPFGSGIPIIQVNQAREMFQSTVRARRPGSSQPRDTVTMRESSVISTRSLASPMATQRPNTMMSPRPKMKPKTTQNHPHKSNNPNNPNCDHCGVVIVPSPVASLPAKDDPSVTIGDWTITTTKRPILSSDEIDEWTEKLHFPIPEMIFGNSGVEIINNSTNWWIKFSPFHALSEVKLGDSGLRVSYSEKWLNSKLKSSQISNTEEGLQFGKHWDWSYTTLYKGTTNEDSDYEFVRDDDYQLPIDKLSRRDPILFYDDFILFEDELADNGISILSIKLRVMAERLLLLCRFFLRVDEVLFKIVDTRLYIEFAEELVVREWKYMEDDYKTVLNKCKMNSSDPKRSLRDSNWVGSVLPLKERVCEVLRKKETV encoded by the coding sequence atgagTGACAATGGTCAAGGTCAGGACCAAGGCCAAAACGAGAACCAGAATCCGGATGTCAAACAGAGTAATGCAGAAAGTAGAAGACCATTCGGGAGCGGAATCCCTATAATCCAGGTTAATCAAGCCCGCGAGATGTTTCAAAGTACAGTGAGAGCACGTCGTCCAGGAAGTTCACAACCAAGGGATACTGTTACCATGAGAGAAAGTTCCGTGATCAGTACACGTAGTTTGGCGAGCCCAATGGCTACACAGCGGCCCAATACAATGATGAGTCCAAGGCCTAAAATGAAGCCAAAAACAACACAAAATCACCCCCACAAGTCGAATAATCCGAATAACCCGAACTGCGACCATTGCGGAGTGGTTATTGTTCCTTCGCCAGTTGCGTCTCTACCAGCTAAGGATGATCCTTCAGTAACTATCGGAGATTGGACTATTACCACGACGAAAAGACCAATTTTATCTAGCGATGAGATCGATGAATGGACGGAGAAACTTCACTTCCCGATACCTGAGATGATATTTGGTAATTCTGGGGTGGAAATAATCAACAATAGCACGAATTGGTGGATTAAATTTAGTCCCTTCCATGCATTGAGCGAAGTGAAGTTGGGGGACTCTGGTCTTCGAGTCTCTTATTCAGAAAAGTGGCTTAATTCAAAACTGAAATCGAGCCAAATTTCCAATACGGAGGAAGGCTTACAATTTGGTAAGCATTGGGACTGGTCATACACAACGCTATACAAAGGTACCACGAATGAAGATTCTGATTACGAATTTGTGagagatgatgattatCAGTTACCTATAGATAAGTTGTCCCGCAGGGATCCTATTTTATTCTATGACGATTTTATACTTTTCGAAGATGAACTAGCAGACAATGGAATCAGTATACTTTCGATCAAGCTCCGAGTAATGGCCGAACGACTCTTATTGTTATGCCGATTCTTCTTGAGAGTTGACGAGGTTCTCTTCAAGATTGTGGACACGAGACTCTATATTGAATTTGCGGAAGAACTTGTAGTGAGGGAGTGGAAATACATGGAAGATGATTATAAGACAGTATTGAATAAATGTAAGATGAACTCCAGTGATCCAAAACGATCGCTAAGGGATAGTAATTGGGTCGGATCAGTGCTACCGTTGAAGGAACGTGTCTGCGAGGTcttaagaaaaaaagagacgGTATAA
- the ERV2 gene encoding flavin-linked sulfhydryl oxidase, giving the protein MSSIKVKLGVHRQRVLMFVSLFVMGLLWFTFSNSQLPIDGAPSGLIGDFAKVGSKSENTEDRTIMPKMPDQEAKAALGRASWKYFHTLLARFPDEPTEQEKTKLREFLYLYAELYPCGECSYHFVKMLKKHPPQVSSRTTVALWGCHIHNMVNEYLKKPIYDCNTILEDYDCGCSDANGNIDPALNMNKVTFEKEDKQLG; this is encoded by the coding sequence ATGTCGTCGATCAAGGTGAAGTTAGGAGTTCATAGACAACGAGTGTTGATGTTCGTTTCATTGTTTGTCATGGGTTTATTGTGGTTTACATTTTCGAATAGTCAGCTACCGATTGACGGGGCTCCAAGTGGTTTAATTGGGGATTTTGCTAAAGTTGGTAGCAAGTCAGAGAATACAGAGGATCGTACAATCATGCCAAAAATGCCAGACCAAGAGGCTAAAGCAGCATTAGGGAGGGCTTCTTGGAAGTATTTCCATACGCTCCTAGCACGTTTCCCTGACGAGCCAACAGAGCAGGAGAAAACTAAGCTCCGTGAGTTTTTGTATCTCTATGCAGAGTTGTATCCATGTGGGGAGTGTTCCTACCATTTTGTaaaaatgttgaagaaacacCCACCTCAAGTATCCAGTAGAACTACAGTGGCGTTATGGGGGTGTCACATTCATAATATGGTAAATGAATATCTCAAGAAACCAATTTACGACTGCAACACAATCTTGGAGGATTACGATTGCGGGTGCAGCGATGCCAACGGTAACATCGACCCAGCTTTAAACATGAATAAAGTTACATTTGAGAAAGAGGACAAACAGTTGGGctga
- the STE18 gene encoding Ste18p, whose translation MGELPYKIQLLKLRRIEELNNKLRNELARERITASNACLSIIDYASTQKDYLIPDVWGYPDIGEIPYTNSKRNIQNRSQNNDANNCCTIM comes from the coding sequence ATGGGCGAGCTCCCATATAAAATCCAGCTTTTGAAGCTAAGGCGGATCGAAGAATTGAACAACAAGTTGAGAAATGAATTGGCAAGAGAACGTATCACTGCGTCAAATGCGTGCCTTTCAATCATAGATTATGCTTCTACTCAGAAAGATTACCTCATACCTGATGTATGGGGATATCCTGATATAGGAGAGATCCCTTACACGAACTCTAAAAGAAACATCCAAAACAGATCACAGAATAACGACGCTAACAATTGCTGTACTATCATGTAG
- the TMH11 gene encoding Tmh11p, with translation MEHPSYTLAALATIGGTMGYVRKGSVPSLIAGLTFGGIYGYAGYLLKQNADYGLELALGASGVMLATGIARGIPSRFTKPVPLVLTLLGGLGSFYYYKKYKEFYP, from the coding sequence ATGGAGCATCCAAGTTATACATTAGCAGCTTTGGCCACCATTGGTGGTACCATGGGGTACGTTCGTAAGGGAAGTGTTCCTTCATTGATCGCTGGTCTAACCTTTGGTGGTATCTACGGGTACGCCGGCTATTTGTTAAAGCAGAACGCTGACTACGGTTTGGAATTGGCTCTAGGAGCATCCGGTGTGATGTTGGCTACCGGTATTGCCAGAGGTATCCCAAGCAGATTTACCAAGCCAGTTCCATTGGTCTTGACATTGCTAGGTGGTTTGGGCTCATTCTACTACtacaagaaatacaagGAGTTTTACCCATGA